GAGGCCCATGTGTGCGAAAAACTCGGCCTTTCCCCGGCGCCGGCCTCCACCCAGGTGATCCAGCGGGACCGCCACGCCGCGTACTTCACATCCCTGGCCATCATGGCGGCCACCATCGAAAAAATGGCCGTTGAGATCCGCCATCTCCAGCGGACCGAGGTGCTGGAGGCGGAGGAACGTTTTGCAAAGGGCCAGAAGGGCTCCTCGGCCATGCCCCACAAGCGGAACCCCATCGCCTCGGAAAATCTTTCCGGGCTTTCCCGGATCATCCGCTCAAACGCCATGGCCGCCATTGAAAACATCCCCCTTTGGCATGAAAGGGATATCAGCCATTCCTCGGTGGAGCGGATCATCGCGCCGGACTCCACCATCCTCATGGACTACATGCTGGCCCGGATGACGGGGGTCATTCGAAACCTCGCGGTGTATCCCGAAAGAATGAAAGAAAATTTGAACCGGCTCAAGGGCCTGATGTTTTCCCAGCAGGTTCTGTTAAGCCTTGTGGACGCGGGCGCCTCCCGGGAAGAGGCGTACAAACTGGTCCAGACCCAGGCCATGCGGGCATGGGAGGAAAACGCCGACTTTAAGGCCCTTCTTTTAAACGACAAAGCCATCCTGGACTTTCTCGGCGCCGAGGGAATTGAGGCGCTGTTTGATCCGGGCCGGCATTTAACACATATCGACTTCATCTTCGACAGGGTGTTCAGCGAACATGGCGAAAAAACCGACGCGGATTAACGCCGCCGAAAGACTTCGGGCCGGGGCGTGTTTTCTTTTCGCCGCCGTCGCCCTTTTTTTTCACGGATGCGCCGCCGCCCCGGCCCCCGGGGCTTCGGACGTTCAGGAAAAGGCGGCCTACGACAGGGCCCTGGGCCGGTGGAGCCGAAGCGCCCGGGTGTACGACGGATTTAATCTTAAACTGATGGCGTCCGTCACATTCAAATCCCGGGAATTCCGGGCGGCCTACGCCCGGGAATACGCCCGGGTTTACAAACTGCCGAAACGAGACCGGAACAAACTGTTTTCCGATCAGCGCCGGGCCGCGAAGGCGCGTCATGAGTTTGTCCTGGCCGCGTATGTCCCGGATGAAAGGGAAAACGATTTCAGCGCCCGGAAATCCGTGTGGAAGGTGTATCTCAAGGCGCCCGGACACGCCGGCGCGCTCAAGCCCCTGGAAATTCGGAAAATGAAACGGAAAGAATCTTTTCTCTCCCATTTTTTCCCCTACGTCACCCCCTGGAAATCCCTTTACATCGTCCGTTTTCCCGCGACATTTCCCGACGGCGCCCCAAACGGGCCGGTCTCGCTGGTCATCGCCGGGGTGGGGGGAACGGCGGAAATGACATGGAGTGTGAACGAAAAGCGCCCGGCCCCGTGAGAGACGCGGGCGTTTTTTTAACATTTTTTATGGCTGATGATGGATAAGCGCGTCAAACGCTTTTAAATCAAAAAACGTTGTGAACATTTAGAGATTTATTATTTTTAAAGGAGGTTTATCTTGTTGAACATCGCTTACGCAATGGGTCAGAGCGGAGCCGGCGGTCAGGGAGCGTCCGGCGGACTGGCGGCTTTTATTCCGTTTATTTTAATGTTCGTGGTCTTTTATTTCCTTTTGATCCGGCCCCAGCAAAAGAAAACCAAAGCCCACCGGGAAATGATCGCCAACCTGAAAAAGGGAGACAAAATCATCACATCCGGCGGACTTCACGGCCGAATCACCGGCCTGGACGAATCCGTTTGCACCGTTGAAATCGCCGACCGTGTCCGCGTGAAAGTGTCCCGCGCCAGCGTGTCCGGACTGGACCAGCCGGCCCCGGCCACGCCCGCGAAAAAATAAACGGATCTCAAAAAAAAGACAGTTGACCCATTGATAAACTCGTAAAAAATCACGGAACAGCGTCGTAAAAAATTCGATATACAAGGCGTGGCGCTTATTTTTAATTGAGGCAATACATGTGGTATGCCTCAATTAAAAATAAGCGCTGTAACACAGTAGATCGAATTTTTTACGATGCTGTCAAAGGTTTATCGAAAGGAAGAAACTCAATTGAAGCAGTTGTCATGGAAGCATATTCTGGCGGCCGTCCTGATTCTCGCCGCCTTTGTCTATGTCCTTCCCACATTCAAGCCGGAGATGTGGCCCCATAAAACCATCAACCTGGGCCTGGATCTCCAGGGCGGCATGCATCTCGTCCTGGAAGTGGACGCGGACAAAGCTGTGGAAAACAAAGTGGCCCTGACCGCCGAAGCCTTGAGGGAGGGACTCCGGAAAGAAAAAATCAGGCGGGTCCGGATCGAAAGGCCCGGACCCCTTGAGCTGTCCGTGAATATGCCTGACGGCCGGGCCGAAGCGTTTAACCGATTTTTTGAAAAAGAATTCGGCGCGCTGGTCAGGTCCGGAGAAAAGCGACTGGACGGCCGCCTCTCTTTTTCGCTCTCCCTGGATGAGTCCGAATCCCGGCATATCAAAAAACTCGCCGTGGAGCAGGCCCTGGAGACCATCCGGAACCGAATCGATCAGTTCGGCGTCAGCGAGCCGGACATTCGCGTCCAGGGACAAAGGCGTATTCTGATTCAGCTCCCGGGAATCAAAGACACCCGGCGGGCCAAGGAAATCATCGGCAAGACGGCTCTTCTGGAGTTCAAGCTTCTGGACGAAACCATGAGCCCGGACACGGCCCTGAAGGAAGGGCCGCCCCGGGGCTCCGAGGTTCTGTTCCAGACCGCCTCCGGGCGCCGGTCCGGTGAGCCTTTGCTGGTCAAAAAACGCGCGGCCATCACCGGGACCTATCTGACGGACGCCCGGGTCCGGATCGACTCCCAGTTCAACGAGCCCTACGTGGGGATCGAGTTCGACCGAAAGGGGGCCCGGATTTTTGAGAAAATCACCGGGGAAAACATCAACAGAAGGCTGGCCATCGTTCTGGACAACAAAATTTACTCGGCCCCGGTCATCAAGGACCGGATCCCGGGGGGCTCGGCCAGCATCACCGGGGATTTCACCATGGAGGAAGCCCGGGACCTGGCCATCGTGCTTCGCGCCGGCGCGCTTCCGGCGCCGGTGGAAATCATTGAGGAAAGAACCGTGGGACCCTCTCTTGGAACGGACTCCATCAAAACAGGGGTCATTTCCATGCTGGTCGGCGGTCTGATCGTGATTCTGTTCATGCTGATCTACTACAAATTATCGGGCCTCATCGCCAACATCGCCCTTGTGATGAACATCGTTCTCATCGCCGGCGGGCTGGCGGCCCTTCAGGCCACCCTCACCCTTCCGGGCATCGCGGGGATTATCCTGACCATCGGCATGGCGGTGGACGCCAATGTGCTGATATTTGAAAGAATCCGGGAAGAGCTGGATTTAGGCAGAACGCCCCTGGCGGCCTTTGAGGCGGGGTATGAGCGGGCGACCCTCACCATTCTCGACGCCAACATCACCACCCTGATCGCCGCGGCTGTTTTGTTTCAGTTCGGAACCGGCCCGGTGAAAGGTTTTGCCGTCACCTTAAGCCTTGGGGTTCTGGCAAGCCTTTTCACGGCTCTGATTTTGACCAAACTCATCTTTGAATACACGCTGACAAAGGGCAAAATGAAAACCATCAGCATCTGACGGAAACACCCAAACGGACACACAACCATGCGATTTATCAAAAGAGACATTGACATCAATTTCATCGGAAAAAAGAAAATCACCTTCATTTTGTCCGCCCTGATGATTCTGGCCGGGATCGGCTCCCTTGTGGCGCACAAAGGCCCCAAATACGGGGTGGACTTCGCCGGCGGAACCCTGATCCAGGTTCAGTTCCCGTCCCCGGTGAATATCCAGGCCGTGAAAGACGGTCTGGCTGAAATGGATCTGGCCCAGTCGTCGGTTCAGACCTTCGGGGACGCAAAGGGAAACGAGTACCTGATCCGAACCAAGCAGGCCCTGACCCGCGAAGCGGGGATCGCCGATCAAATCAAAGACTCCCTGGGCGCCATGACCGGGTCCGTCCCTGAAATCCGGAGGGTGGATATGGTGGGGCCCCAGGTCGGCGAAGATTTGAGGAAAAAAGCGCTTCTGGCTTTATTTTACGCGCTTCTTTTCATCGCCATCTATATATCCGGCCGGTTTGAAATGAAATGGCTGGTCAGCGGGGCGCTGGCCGCGGCGCTGATGTCGGCGGTCTATTTCCTGTCCCTGTTCGATGTGGGGATGCCCTTTCTCATCGGCTCCGCCATCATTGTGACCCTGGTTTTTTTCTGGTTTCTCAAATTAAAATACGCCATGGGCGCGGCGGTGGCCCTGCTTCACGATGTGCTGATCACGGTGGGGATTTTCTCCATTTTTGACAAAGAGTTCACCCTGCCCATCGTGGCGGCCCTGCTCACCATCATCGGGTACTCGCTCAACGACACCATCATCGTGTTCGACCGGATTCGGGAAAACCAGCGCAAACTTTCGAAAAAGCCCTTGAGCGTGGTGATCAACCGCAGCATCAACGAGACGCTGAGCCGCACCGTTCTCACCTCCCTCACCACCCTGGCGGTCCTGGCCGCGCTGTTTGTCCTGGGCGGCGGCATTATCCATGACTTCGCGTTCGCCATGATCATCGGGGTGATCGTGGGCACCTACTCCTCCATGTATGTGGCCAGCCCCCTTCTGCTGGCATGGGAAAAAGTCGACGGGTAATCGAAAACATTTATGGAAAAACGGCTGGCAAACTGGCTCGCCCTGAAACAGACCCCAGGGGTGGGCAATCTTCTCTTCAAACGCCTGATTGACCGTTTCGGGTCCCCCGGGGAGGTCTTCGGGGCGTCCCGGGACGAGCTGGCCCGGGTGAAGGGAATGACCCGGCGGGCCGTGGAGGGGGTCATGAGGCGCGACATCCCCGTCCAGGCCCCGGCGGAAATCCGGCGAACGCTCCAGCGGGGATTTCGGATCATCACCCTGACGGACCCCGATTATCCCCCCCTTCTGCTTCAAATCCCGGACCCCCCTCCCCTGCTGTATGTCCACGGGAAACCGGACATCGCGGCGGACCATGTGGCGGTGGTGGGCTCCCGGAACGCCACGGAATACGGCATGGACTCCGCCAGGCGAATCTGCGGGGACCTGGCGTCCCGGGGCGTCTGTGTGGTCAGCGGCATGGCCGCCGGCATCGACACCGCCGCCCACCTGGGCGCGCTGGAAGGCCGGGGAAAAACCATCGCGGTTCTGGGGAGCGGATTTGACCACATCTACCCCCGGGAAAACCGGGGGCTTTTTCATCAAATCGCCCGAAGCGGCGCCGTGATCACGGAATTTCCCCCCGGGACAAAGCCCGAGCCCCGAAATTTTCCCATCCGAAACCGGATCATCAGCGGAATGTCACTGGGAACGGCGGTGGTGGAGGCCGCCAGGAAAAGCGGCTCTTTGATCACGGCCAGGCTGGCGCTGGAGCAAAACCGGGAGGTGTTCGCCGTTCCCGGCCATATCCATTCCTTTAAAAGCGCGGGGACCCATGCCCTCATCAAACAGGGCGCCAAACTTGTCGAGCATGCCGGGGACATTATCGAAGAAATCTCACCCCTCATGACCGGCCCTGGAACAAGGGCCGAACAAAGGGACGGGGAACAGGCGCCGCCCCCGGTCAAACTTTCTCCCGAAGAATTCAAAGTCTATCAGAGCCTGGGAACGTCCCCGGCTCACATCGACGAGCTGGTCCGAAAAATCTCCATGGATCCGGGCCGGCTTTCCAGCATACTGCTCCAGCTTGAGTTGAAAGGCGCGGCAAAGCAGTTGCCGGGAAAACGTTTTTCGCTTCACGCGCCTTCCTGAAGCGGACCGGGCGGCCCCCAAACCCTCAAACAGAGACACAAAAAAAGCCCGCGTTTAAAAAACGCGGGCTTTGCTCTAAAAAGGTTCGGGACACTTTTTTAAAAGAAATATTTAAGCCCCCCGCCCACGGACAGTCCGTCCATGTCCACAGCCTCTTCCTTCACAGCGCTGGGCGCCGAGTTTTCAAAATCAATCTCATGCCAGGTGTATTTCATGTCCAGATTGATGGCGGTGCTGGGTGTGACAAAACACTCAAATCCCGCGTTGGCATGGTAGGAGAAACTGTTTTCCACGTTCACGTCAGGGGGGCTGTGAACGGCGGCGTAAGATTCGTCTATTTTGAAATCATTGAAATGGTAGCCGCCCCCCACGCCCACATAGGGATACCAGTTGGTGCCGGTGGGAATCATGAAACGAAGGGTCATCAGAATCGGAAACTGTTTGAGCCATCCGTATTCCGTGCCCAGGTTGGACGTGCTGGTGTTCGCCGTGATCAGCTTGGTCTCCGCATAGCCGGCGTCCAGCTCAACGGAAAGGAAATCCCAGATGTAGTAAGTCGCGTTGACGCTGTACCCCAAGTAAGTTTCCGCCTCAATGTCGGAATTGATGGTCCCGGTGGTGGAATTGTGTGTCATTGAGTCCACAAGGGTAAATCTGGCCCCCAGTCCAAACTTTCCCCCGGGCCCGGCCGCAAAGGCCGGCTGGCAGATCAAGGCCAGCGCCGCGGACATCAAAATCAGCCCAATAATTTTTTTTCGCATGATCGCATCTCCCTCCTTGGTTTATAATGATGAAACGGTCATCTGTGATGGGTCAAAATTGCGGCAAACCGCCACTTGTCAGTATTTAACAAATAAACTGAAAATGCAACATTTTTTTTTATTTCAAAGATGTCGCGACGCTTTCGATGACCTCAAAGGCCCTTTGAAGGGCGTCGCCAAGTTTTTCGGGATGGGGTCCCCCGGCCTGGGCCATGTCCGGCCGCCCGCCGCCCCGGCCGCCCATGGCGCCGGCCGCCTCCCGGATGATCTTTCCCGCGTGAAAACGGTCCGACAGGTCCCGGGTGACCACCGCGATGAGCATGGCCTTGGAATCCGCCTCGCTTCCCAGGACCACAATGCCCGAGCCGAGCTTGTCTCTGAATTTGTCGGCCAGGTCCCTTAAGGCCGACGGACTGTCCACAGGCGCCTGTCTGACCAGGGTCTTGACGTCGCCCGCCATTCGGATGGAATCCTCAATGGAATCCCCTCCCCGGGGGGCGGACGCGGCCAGGGTTTTCAAACGCCCGTTTTCTTTTTCCAGCTCTTTCCGGCGTTTCAAATGATTTTTCACGCGCTCCGCAATCTCATGGGGATCGGCCTTGAGCAGCGCGGACATATCTTTGACCACGCGCTCGGTTTCCTGAACATGGGCCAGCGCCCCGGGGCCGGTGACGGCCTCGATTCGACGGACCCCGGAAGCCACGGAGGATTCGCCGGTGATCTTAAAAAGGCCGATGTCCCCGGTGAGGCGGGCGTGGGTCCCCCCGCAAAGCTCCCGGCTGAAATCGCCAATGGACACCACCCGGACCCTTTCCCCGTATTTTTCCTCGAAAATGGCCGTGGCGCCGGATCTCAGGGCTTCGTCCATCTCCATCTCGCGGGTTTGAAGCGGCGCGTTCTCCACAATTTTTTCATTCATCCGCCTCTCAATCTCCTCCAGCTCGTCCCGGGAAACCTTTGAAAAATGGGAAAAGTCAAACCGAAGCCGGTCATGCCCCACCCGGGACCCGGCCTGTTTGACATGGTCCCCCAAAACGGCCCTCAAAACCGAATGCAGCAGATGGGTGGCGGTGTGATTCCGGGCGATTCCGGCGCGTCTGTCCCCATCCACCGTCAAAGTCGCGGCGTCGCCTTTTCGGACCTCCCCGGCCGTGAGAAGCCCCCGGTGAATAATGACATCCGAGGGGTCTTTCCAGGTCCTTTCCACCCGAATGTGAAAATTTTTCCCGGCGATGATCCCGGTGTCTCCCTCCTGGCCCCCGGACTCGCCGTAAAAAGGCGTCTCTTTTGTCGCCACCTCCACCTCGCCGGCGTCTTCGGACACCGCGATGATCTCCGATTCCCAGGACAGCGCCTCATATCCTTTAAACACCGGCCGGGTCTCAAGAGACGAAAAGGCCCCGGCGCCCCCGGTAAAAACGGCCCTGGACCTGGATTTCTCCCGCTGGACGGACATGGCGGCCTCAAAGCCTTCAAAGTCCACCTCAATTTTTTTGTCCCGGGCCACGTCCCGGACAATGTCGACGGGGAAGCCGTAGGTGTCGTAAAGCTTGAAAACCACCTCCCCCGGCAGGCGGCTCTCCCCCCGGGATTCCAGCGCGGCAAGAGTCTCCTGGAGCAGCCCGAGCCCGTGGTCCAGGGTTTCGTTGAAGCGCTTCTCTTCGTTTTCAATCACCTTTGTGATAAACTCCCGGGAATCTTTCAGCTCAGGATAGGATTCGCCCATGATGTCAAAGACCGTCGAGGCGGTCTGATGCAAAAACGGCTCCTCAAGGCCGATGTCCCGCCCGTACCGGATGGCCCTTCTCATAATGCGGCGCAGCACATATCCCCGGCCCTCGTTGGACGGCAGGACCCCGTCCCCGATGAGAAAGGCGGCGGCCCGGCTGTGATCGGCGATCACCTTCATGGCCACGCCGGCCCCGGGGGAATCGCCGGCCTTCGCGCCGGAAATCTCCTCGGTTTTTTGAATGATGGGAAAAATAAGGTCGGTCTCAAAATTGGTGTCGGCATTCTGCAAAATGGACGCCAGACGCTCCAGGCCCAGGCCCGTGTCGATGCTGGGTTTCGGAAGGGGCGTCATCTCGCCGGACGGGGACCGGTTGAACTGCATGAACACCAGGTTCCACAGCTCCAGATACCGGTCGCAGTCGCAACCGGCCGAGCAGCCGGGCCTTTGGCACCCGAACGCCTCGCCCCGGTCGATATACACCTCCGAGCAGGGGCCGCACGGTCCGGAGTCTCCCATGGACCAGAAATTGTCCGCCTCCCCCAGCCGCACGATTCTTTCCGCGGGAATCCCGGTCTCGGAGATCCACAGCGCCTCGGCCTCGTCGTCCTTTTCGAAAACCGACGCCCACAGTTTGTCCGCGTCAAGCCCGTACCCTTCCGTCAACAGCTCCCAGGCAAAGGCGATGGCCTCTTTTTTGAAATAATCGCCAAAGGAAAAATTCCCCAGCATCTCAAAAAAGGTATGATGACGGGCCGTGTGGCCCACATTCTCCAGATCGTTGTGCTTGCCCCCGGCCCTGACGCATTTCTGGGACGTGGCCGCCGTCCGGTAGCCCCTTTTTTCCTCGTCCAGAAAAGTTCGCTTAAACTGAACCATTCCCGCGTTTGTAAAAAGCAGGGTGGGGTCGTTCCGGGGAACCAGAGACGCGCTTCTGACGATCCGGTGGCCCCGGCTTTCAAAAAAATTCAGAAACTTTTTTCTTATTTCATTGCTGGTCATCTGCGCTGTTTTCTCCTTTTTCTTCTGAAAGCCCCAGTTTTTCGCGAACTTTTTCAAAAGCGGAGTCAAAGATGTCTTTATTTTCCTTTAAAAACCTTTTCACGTTTTCCCGTCCCTGGCCGATTCGCTCTCCCCCGTAGGAATACCAGGAGCCGCTTTTTTCAATGACGCCGGCCTCCACCCCCACGTCCAGAAGATCGCCGGTTTTGGAGATGCCCTCGCCGTACATGATGTCGAACTCGGATTCGGTGAACGGCGGCGCCATTTTGTTTTTCACCACCCGTACCCGGGCACGATTTCCCACCACCTCCTGGCCATCCTTGATGGCCCCGATGCGGCGGATGTCCAGGCGCACCGACGCGTAAAACTTCAGGGCGTTGCCGCCTGTGGTGGTTTCGGGATTTCCGAACACCACGCCGATTTTCATCCGGGTCTGGTTGATGAAAATCATGGAGGTATGGGTTTTTCCAATGATCCCGGTCAATTTTCTAAGGGCCTGGGACATGAGCCGGGCCTGGAGCCCCATGTGGGAATCCCCCATTTCCCCCTCAATCTCGGCCCGGGGCACCAGGGCCGCCACGGAATCGATGACCATAATATCAATGGCCCCGCTT
This genomic interval from Candidatus Desulfarcum epimagneticum contains the following:
- the purB gene encoding Adenylosuccinate lyase; the protein is MIDRYSREKMKSLWTDENKYRTWLKVEILACEAMAELGHIPAKALDVIRKKADFSVERIEAIEAETKHDVIAFLTAVAERVGPESRYIHMGLTSSDILDTSLAFLMKQAGEDILDGCRDLMAVIRDKAFEHKDTVMAGRSHGVHAEPITFGLKLAVWHDEMRRSHNRFSRAVEGISVGQISGAVGTFASVSPRVEAHVCEKLGLSPAPASTQVIQRDRHAAYFTSLAIMAATIEKMAVEIRHLQRTEVLEAEERFAKGQKGSSAMPHKRNPIASENLSGLSRIIRSNAMAAIENIPLWHERDISHSSVERIIAPDSTILMDYMLARMTGVIRNLAVYPERMKENLNRLKGLMFSQQVLLSLVDAGASREEAYKLVQTQAMRAWEENADFKALLLNDKAILDFLGAEGIEALFDPGRHLTHIDFIFDRVFSEHGEKTDAD
- a CDS encoding conserved exported hypothetical protein (Evidence 4 : Unknown function but conserved in other organisms), which translates into the protein MAKKPTRINAAERLRAGACFLFAAVALFFHGCAAAPAPGASDVQEKAAYDRALGRWSRSARVYDGFNLKLMASVTFKSREFRAAYAREYARVYKLPKRDRNKLFSDQRRAAKARHEFVLAAYVPDERENDFSARKSVWKVYLKAPGHAGALKPLEIRKMKRKESFLSHFFPYVTPWKSLYIVRFPATFPDGAPNGPVSLVIAGVGGTAEMTWSVNEKRPAP
- a CDS encoding Preprotein translocase subunit YajC, giving the protein MLNIAYAMGQSGAGGQGASGGLAAFIPFILMFVVFYFLLIRPQQKKTKAHREMIANLKKGDKIITSGGLHGRITGLDESVCTVEIADRVRVKVSRASVSGLDQPAPATPAKK
- the secD gene encoding SecYEG protein translocase auxillary subunit (Evidence 2a : Function from experimental evidences in other organisms; PubMedId : 2170107, 2249673, 7507921; Product type t : transporter) gives rise to the protein MLSKVYRKEETQLKQLSWKHILAAVLILAAFVYVLPTFKPEMWPHKTINLGLDLQGGMHLVLEVDADKAVENKVALTAEALREGLRKEKIRRVRIERPGPLELSVNMPDGRAEAFNRFFEKEFGALVRSGEKRLDGRLSFSLSLDESESRHIKKLAVEQALETIRNRIDQFGVSEPDIRVQGQRRILIQLPGIKDTRRAKEIIGKTALLEFKLLDETMSPDTALKEGPPRGSEVLFQTASGRRSGEPLLVKKRAAITGTYLTDARVRIDSQFNEPYVGIEFDRKGARIFEKITGENINRRLAIVLDNKIYSAPVIKDRIPGGSASITGDFTMEEARDLAIVLRAGALPAPVEIIEERTVGPSLGTDSIKTGVISMLVGGLIVILFMLIYYKLSGLIANIALVMNIVLIAGGLAALQATLTLPGIAGIILTIGMAVDANVLIFERIREELDLGRTPLAAFEAGYERATLTILDANITTLIAAAVLFQFGTGPVKGFAVTLSLGVLASLFTALILTKLIFEYTLTKGKMKTISI
- the secF gene encoding Protein translocase subunit SecF, producing MRFIKRDIDINFIGKKKITFILSALMILAGIGSLVAHKGPKYGVDFAGGTLIQVQFPSPVNIQAVKDGLAEMDLAQSSVQTFGDAKGNEYLIRTKQALTREAGIADQIKDSLGAMTGSVPEIRRVDMVGPQVGEDLRKKALLALFYALLFIAIYISGRFEMKWLVSGALAAALMSAVYFLSLFDVGMPFLIGSAIIVTLVFFWFLKLKYAMGAAVALLHDVLITVGIFSIFDKEFTLPIVAALLTIIGYSLNDTIIVFDRIRENQRKLSKKPLSVVINRSINETLSRTVLTSLTTLAVLAALFVLGGGIIHDFAFAMIIGVIVGTYSSMYVASPLLLAWEKVDG
- a CDS encoding DNA protecting protein DprA, which encodes MEKRLANWLALKQTPGVGNLLFKRLIDRFGSPGEVFGASRDELARVKGMTRRAVEGVMRRDIPVQAPAEIRRTLQRGFRIITLTDPDYPPLLLQIPDPPPLLYVHGKPDIAADHVAVVGSRNATEYGMDSARRICGDLASRGVCVVSGMAAGIDTAAHLGALEGRGKTIAVLGSGFDHIYPRENRGLFHQIARSGAVITEFPPGTKPEPRNFPIRNRIISGMSLGTAVVEAARKSGSLITARLALEQNREVFAVPGHIHSFKSAGTHALIKQGAKLVEHAGDIIEEISPLMTGPGTRAEQRDGEQAPPPVKLSPEEFKVYQSLGTSPAHIDELVRKISMDPGRLSSILLQLELKGAAKQLPGKRFSLHAPS
- a CDS encoding conserved exported hypothetical protein (Evidence 4 : Unknown function but conserved in other organisms); translation: MRKKIIGLILMSAALALICQPAFAAGPGGKFGLGARFTLVDSMTHNSTTGTINSDIEAETYLGYSVNATYYIWDFLSVELDAGYAETKLITANTSTSNLGTEYGWLKQFPILMTLRFMIPTGTNWYPYVGVGGGYHFNDFKIDESYAAVHSPPDVNVENSFSYHANAGFECFVTPSTAINLDMKYTWHEIDFENSAPSAVKEEAVDMDGLSVGGGLKYFF
- the alaS gene encoding alanyl-tRNA synthetase (Evidence 2a : Function from experimental evidences in other organisms; PubMedId : 1712632, 6256345, 7005898, 7025207, 8393005, 8604133; Product type e : enzyme); translation: MTSNEIRKKFLNFFESRGHRIVRSASLVPRNDPTLLFTNAGMVQFKRTFLDEEKRGYRTAATSQKCVRAGGKHNDLENVGHTARHHTFFEMLGNFSFGDYFKKEAIAFAWELLTEGYGLDADKLWASVFEKDDEAEALWISETGIPAERIVRLGEADNFWSMGDSGPCGPCSEVYIDRGEAFGCQRPGCSAGCDCDRYLELWNLVFMQFNRSPSGEMTPLPKPSIDTGLGLERLASILQNADTNFETDLIFPIIQKTEEISGAKAGDSPGAGVAMKVIADHSRAAAFLIGDGVLPSNEGRGYVLRRIMRRAIRYGRDIGLEEPFLHQTASTVFDIMGESYPELKDSREFITKVIENEEKRFNETLDHGLGLLQETLAALESRGESRLPGEVVFKLYDTYGFPVDIVRDVARDKKIEVDFEGFEAAMSVQREKSRSRAVFTGGAGAFSSLETRPVFKGYEALSWESEIIAVSEDAGEVEVATKETPFYGESGGQEGDTGIIAGKNFHIRVERTWKDPSDVIIHRGLLTAGEVRKGDAATLTVDGDRRAGIARNHTATHLLHSVLRAVLGDHVKQAGSRVGHDRLRFDFSHFSKVSRDELEEIERRMNEKIVENAPLQTREMEMDEALRSGATAIFEEKYGERVRVVSIGDFSRELCGGTHARLTGDIGLFKITGESSVASGVRRIEAVTGPGALAHVQETERVVKDMSALLKADPHEIAERVKNHLKRRKELEKENGRLKTLAASAPRGGDSIEDSIRMAGDVKTLVRQAPVDSPSALRDLADKFRDKLGSGIVVLGSEADSKAMLIAVVTRDLSDRFHAGKIIREAAGAMGGRGGGRPDMAQAGGPHPEKLGDALQRAFEVIESVATSLK
- the recA gene encoding DNA strand exchange and recombination protein with protease and nuclease activity (Evidence 2a : Function from experimental evidences in other organisms; PubMedId : 1731246, 1731253, 2274037, 6244554, 6930655, 9033586; Product type e : enzyme), with protein sequence MKKKRSGLTGRAGFKKGRSVMTDKKTSDQKGGRGKAVDAAITQIERQFGKGSIMKLGDRTVQKVPVIPTGSISVDKALGIGGIPRGRVTEIYGPESSGKTTLALHAIAEAQKAGGIAAFIDAEHALDTTYAKKLGVNCDELLVAQPDNGEQALEIVDMLVRSGAIDIMVIDSVAALVPRAEIEGEMGDSHMGLQARLMSQALRKLTGIIGKTHTSMIFINQTRMKIGVVFGNPETTTGGNALKFYASVRLDIRRIGAIKDGQEVVGNRARVRVVKNKMAPPFTESEFDIMYGEGISKTGDLLDVGVEAGVIEKSGSWYSYGGERIGQGRENVKRFLKENKDIFDSAFEKVREKLGLSEEKGENSADDQQ